The following are encoded in a window of SAR324 cluster bacterium genomic DNA:
- a CDS encoding ABC transporter ATP-binding protein has product MDALLEIKNLRVQFPVKHGLWGHTTTASIINSLSLAVKPGEILGIVGESGCGKSTLVRTIMKINPITSGQIAYQRTPVGQIKNRDYYHHIQMIFQDPFSSLNPKMKIGALLAEMLELHQPQVNVREASALLMDEVGLPATALDRYPHEFSGGQRQRIAIARALAAKPSLLIADEAVSALDVSIQAQILNLLKALQERYQLSLIFISHDLNIVNAFCDRILVMYLGKFVEHLPGKSLHSAKHPYSKALLNSLPNWQKKNQHLELLSGEPPSVLDIPPGCPFYSRCNESMESCTAEFPSRTELGAQHWVHCQLYQSSHCN; this is encoded by the coding sequence ATGGACGCCTTACTTGAAATAAAAAATCTGCGGGTGCAATTTCCTGTGAAACATGGTCTCTGGGGCCATACCACTACAGCTTCCATCATCAACAGTCTGTCACTGGCTGTGAAACCCGGTGAGATTCTGGGGATTGTCGGAGAATCAGGATGCGGAAAATCGACGCTGGTGCGGACTATCATGAAAATCAATCCCATCACTTCCGGTCAGATTGCTTATCAGAGAACGCCTGTCGGCCAAATCAAAAACAGAGACTATTATCATCATATCCAGATGATTTTTCAGGATCCGTTTTCTTCGTTGAATCCCAAAATGAAAATTGGCGCGCTGTTGGCAGAAATGCTGGAATTGCATCAACCGCAAGTAAACGTGCGTGAAGCTTCAGCCTTGTTGATGGATGAAGTGGGCTTGCCGGCAACCGCACTGGATCGCTACCCCCATGAATTCAGTGGTGGTCAGCGTCAACGGATCGCAATCGCACGGGCACTGGCGGCAAAACCTTCGTTGCTGATTGCGGATGAGGCGGTATCAGCCCTGGATGTTTCCATACAAGCCCAGATTTTGAATTTGTTGAAAGCCCTGCAGGAACGCTACCAACTCAGTTTGATTTTTATTTCGCACGATTTGAACATTGTGAACGCGTTTTGTGACAGAATTCTGGTGATGTATCTGGGGAAATTTGTAGAACACCTCCCCGGAAAATCACTGCACAGTGCGAAACATCCCTACAGCAAGGCACTGCTGAACAGTCTGCCAAACTGGCAGAAAAAAAATCAGCATCTGGAGTTGCTGTCAGGAGAGCCGCCCTCAGTGCTGGATATTCCTCCCGGGTGCCCGTTTTATTCCAGATGCAATGAGTCAATGGAATCCTGCACCGCGGAATTTCCATCCCGGACTGAACTTGGGGCTCAGCATTGGGTTCACTGTCAACTCTATCAATCATCACACTGCAATTGA
- a CDS encoding response regulator, which translates to MAHILLVDDDPLSIQYLKLTLRELGHTFNATLKPRNVLSMLYQEHFDLILMDIHMPEMNGPELLKALHKTPGFHRIPVIMMTGDMEDQLMVDCFENGAVDYLTKPVSNLVMSARIKVAINTSKYKLLLENNVLKSHEQLHSTETELKRLRQVITQWEMLPHEVQDSMENLLLRFGNNLDYLDEDLKQTLVRITVRYGEMLTQFINIARTHQPENVQIRQHRVSLLKDLPIFKQLSNFDLITLTEKMEVLTLPADTMLLQQDEPAEAVFFIENGTVEILVNDELVAHRHAGSSIGEMSCLRGELKASATVRTLTSCVVLRISREAFMEIVNRLPQLWQNVFQDMTNRFNAVNQRLSEVFQHTPQGMVKVDQKGLMTNEFSTRATDYLGSRHLMGKPATASLFPDNKQLQELWKDAYHLFFEDTRMEFDMLTEVLPRETTIQSSHGTTREIKLSYYPCRDANAQLVAIDIALEDVSRANQMSRQSKQLMIEKQVVARIYDDPESYLTMLDLADSVLQSVNHFEQIIDQVKPLEIQETGTETMRVLHTLKGMSGLFLLDELKDAVHVMETEIMLIREEENPESIDKQEGWDRKKANLEYQIRHAHELFDNINPELRERLMGVVLVRENFEQLKHCLLSGDTETMRKILFAAEQVPALRLAQHWPKEICRLGKQTGKQIKFKLEGERLLIRRNLFDELEGPLVHLLRNSVDHGIELPEERLQKGKNEWGYILFKVSREQNNMVLEVQDDGRGIELDKIVEKARKTRALDQSVIEQFILENTAWKILFLPGFSTASTLTEVSGRGVGLSSVEDMVARNNGILQMETEPGQGTKFRLVIPLT; encoded by the coding sequence ATGGCTCATATTCTCCTTGTTGATGATGACCCCCTCAGTATTCAATATTTGAAACTCACGCTCAGGGAATTGGGGCATACCTTCAATGCCACCCTCAAGCCCCGAAATGTGCTGTCCATGCTTTATCAGGAACATTTTGATCTGATTCTGATGGATATCCACATGCCGGAAATGAATGGTCCCGAGTTGCTGAAAGCTTTACATAAAACTCCAGGATTCCACCGAATTCCCGTAATCATGATGACGGGAGACATGGAAGATCAGCTCATGGTGGATTGCTTTGAAAATGGAGCGGTGGATTATTTGACCAAGCCTGTCAGCAATCTGGTCATGAGCGCACGTATCAAAGTGGCGATCAATACCAGCAAATACAAACTGCTTCTCGAAAACAATGTTCTGAAAAGCCATGAACAACTGCATTCCACTGAAACAGAGCTGAAACGGTTGCGTCAAGTGATCACCCAATGGGAAATGTTGCCGCATGAGGTACAGGATTCGATGGAAAATCTGTTGCTACGGTTTGGCAACAATCTTGATTATCTGGATGAAGACCTGAAACAAACACTGGTCCGAATCACTGTCCGGTACGGGGAGATGTTGACACAGTTCATCAACATCGCACGCACGCATCAACCTGAGAATGTTCAAATCAGGCAACACCGGGTCAGCCTGCTCAAGGATCTGCCCATTTTCAAACAACTCAGTAATTTTGATCTGATCACCCTCACAGAAAAAATGGAGGTGTTGACACTGCCCGCAGACACGATGCTGTTGCAACAGGATGAACCTGCGGAAGCTGTGTTTTTCATTGAGAATGGCACCGTTGAAATTCTGGTCAATGATGAACTGGTTGCCCATCGACATGCGGGGAGTTCTATTGGTGAGATGTCCTGCCTGAGAGGCGAACTCAAGGCCTCGGCGACTGTTCGGACATTGACGTCCTGCGTTGTGTTGAGAATCTCGCGGGAGGCGTTTATGGAGATTGTCAATCGGCTTCCCCAGTTGTGGCAAAACGTATTTCAGGACATGACCAACCGGTTCAATGCGGTCAATCAACGCTTGAGCGAAGTCTTTCAGCACACACCTCAAGGTATGGTCAAAGTGGATCAGAAGGGCTTGATGACCAACGAATTTTCAACCAGAGCGACCGATTATCTGGGTTCCAGACACCTGATGGGAAAACCTGCAACGGCCTCCTTGTTTCCTGACAATAAACAGTTACAAGAATTGTGGAAGGATGCGTATCATCTGTTTTTTGAAGATACCCGTATGGAGTTTGATATGCTGACTGAGGTTCTGCCCAGAGAAACGACGATCCAATCCAGTCATGGAACCACACGGGAAATCAAACTTTCCTATTATCCCTGCCGGGATGCGAATGCTCAACTGGTAGCGATTGATATTGCGCTGGAAGATGTGAGCCGTGCCAATCAGATGTCACGTCAAAGCAAACAACTGATGATAGAAAAACAGGTTGTGGCCAGGATTTATGATGACCCTGAGTCTTATCTCACCATGCTTGATCTTGCGGATTCTGTTTTACAAAGTGTGAATCACTTTGAACAGATCATAGATCAGGTAAAACCTCTGGAAATTCAGGAAACAGGGACTGAAACCATGAGAGTTCTGCACACGTTGAAGGGCATGAGCGGATTATTCCTGCTGGATGAATTGAAAGACGCGGTGCATGTTATGGAAACCGAAATCATGTTGATTCGTGAGGAGGAAAATCCGGAATCCATTGACAAACAGGAAGGATGGGACCGCAAAAAAGCAAATCTGGAATATCAGATCCGTCATGCGCATGAACTGTTTGACAATATCAATCCCGAGCTACGCGAACGCCTCATGGGCGTGGTGCTGGTCAGGGAGAACTTTGAACAATTGAAACATTGCCTGCTCAGTGGGGATACTGAAACCATGCGGAAAATCCTGTTTGCGGCAGAACAAGTTCCCGCATTGCGACTGGCCCAGCACTGGCCTAAAGAAATATGCCGTTTGGGAAAACAGACAGGAAAACAGATCAAATTCAAACTGGAAGGTGAACGACTGCTGATTCGCCGAAACCTGTTTGATGAACTGGAGGGACCGCTGGTTCATTTGCTGAGAAATAGCGTGGATCATGGAATTGAACTCCCGGAAGAACGGTTACAGAAGGGAAAAAATGAATGGGGTTACATTCTGTTCAAGGTCAGCCGTGAGCAGAATAATATGGTTCTGGAAGTGCAGGATGACGGACGTGGCATTGAGCTGGATAAAATTGTCGAAAAAGCCCGAAAAACAAGAGCACTGGATCAGTCAGTCATTGAACAGTTTATTCTGGAAAATACGGCCTGGAAGATATTGTTTCTCCCGGGATTCAGCACAGCCTCCACCCTGACGGAGGTTTCCGGACGCGGTGTGGGTTTAAGCAGCGTTGAGGACATGGTGGCAAGGAATAACGGCATTCTGCAAATGGAAACTGAACCAGGTCAGGGAACCAAATTCCGCTTGGTAATTCCACTGACCTGA
- a CDS encoding acylphosphatase: protein MIHHQITVTGIVQGVSFRYYTQLEAVRLGILGYVKNQADGSVFIEAEGSEEAMRFFEDWCHLGSPMSQVKNVIVKKGNVKNYSDFQIRY, encoded by the coding sequence ATGATCCACCATCAGATCACTGTTACGGGAATTGTACAGGGTGTGTCTTTTCGCTATTACACGCAATTGGAAGCGGTGAGACTGGGCATTCTGGGATATGTCAAAAACCAGGCCGATGGCAGTGTTTTTATTGAAGCGGAAGGTTCTGAAGAAGCGATGCGTTTTTTTGAGGATTGGTGTCACCTGGGTTCCCCCATGTCTCAGGTGAAAAATGTGATCGTGAAAAAAGGGAACGTGAAAAATTATTCTGATTTTCAAATACGCTACTGA
- a CDS encoding YceI family protein encodes MKKISTLCLGLFAFVALLSGQVSAAVYEVDTTHTTVGFSATHLVISNVSGKFNSFSGSVEIDADKNISNIQAEIDVTSIDTANQKRDEHLRSGDFFDAEKNPKITFKSTSVKKLEGNKYQVIGDLTIRGVTKAVTLEGELIGMIQSQYVGSRAGFRAEGKINRMDFGVSWNKQMDFGGWAVGEEITLKIDAEVIEKK; translated from the coding sequence ATGAAAAAAATATCGACCCTCTGTCTGGGTTTGTTCGCGTTTGTCGCATTGCTGTCGGGACAGGTTTCCGCGGCTGTTTATGAGGTTGACACCACACACACGACTGTTGGTTTTTCAGCAACCCACCTTGTCATTTCAAATGTGTCAGGGAAATTCAATTCGTTCAGTGGCAGTGTGGAGATTGACGCTGATAAAAATATCAGCAACATTCAGGCTGAAATTGATGTGACCTCCATTGATACAGCAAATCAGAAACGCGATGAGCACTTAAGGAGCGGAGATTTTTTTGATGCTGAAAAAAATCCGAAAATCACCTTCAAAAGCACTTCTGTCAAAAAACTGGAAGGCAACAAATACCAGGTTATCGGTGATTTAACCATTCGTGGCGTCACCAAAGCGGTAACTCTGGAAGGTGAATTGATCGGTATGATTCAATCCCAATATGTTGGATCCCGTGCTGGTTTTAGAGCTGAAGGAAAAATCAACCGAATGGATTTCGGTGTGAGCTGGAATAAACAAATGGATTTTGGTGGCTGGGCCGTGGGTGAGGAAATCACGCTCAAGATTGATGCTGAAGTCATAGAAAAAAAGTAA
- a CDS encoding dienelactone hydrolase family protein translates to MSSSIDEVFHGFTEHSFTHNNETKIFYRGGQGPAVIVMHEVPGIYPGVVEFARKVIAQGFTVFMPSLMGTPGKEIGVGYSLNTIARLCVMKEFTVFATNKTSPVIEWLRALARYAHEECGGPGVGAVGMCFSGGFALGMSVDKHMLAPVLSQPSMPFALNKKLKSDIGLDEESLAQVKARVRDENLCVLGLRFSKDFMVPDERFKRLKDELGDNFIAVDIDSSLGNPHGISPVAHSVLVYDNVDQEGHPTRQALDQVLAFFREKLLTAS, encoded by the coding sequence ATGTCATCTTCAATTGATGAAGTATTCCATGGATTCACGGAACACTCGTTCACCCATAACAACGAAACCAAAATTTTCTATCGTGGCGGCCAGGGGCCCGCGGTGATCGTCATGCATGAAGTGCCGGGGATTTATCCGGGCGTTGTTGAGTTTGCCCGAAAAGTCATCGCACAGGGGTTCACCGTATTCATGCCTTCGCTGATGGGAACACCGGGAAAAGAGATTGGTGTTGGATATTCCCTGAACACCATTGCCCGACTTTGTGTCATGAAAGAGTTTACCGTGTTTGCCACCAACAAAACCAGTCCTGTGATTGAATGGTTACGGGCACTCGCCCGTTACGCTCATGAAGAATGTGGGGGGCCGGGCGTTGGCGCTGTGGGAATGTGTTTTTCCGGAGGCTTCGCCCTGGGCATGAGTGTGGACAAACACATGCTGGCCCCGGTTCTCAGTCAACCCTCCATGCCATTTGCTTTGAACAAAAAATTAAAATCCGATATCGGCCTCGATGAGGAAAGTTTGGCGCAGGTCAAGGCACGTGTCAGGGATGAAAACTTATGTGTGCTCGGCTTACGTTTTTCCAAAGATTTCATGGTTCCTGATGAACGTTTCAAACGACTGAAGGACGAACTTGGCGACAATTTTATCGCGGTCGATATTGATTCCTCGCTGGGAAATCCCCATGGCATTTCGCCTGTTGCCCATTCGGTACTGGTCTATGACAATGTGGATCAGGAAGGACACCCGACTCGACAGGCACTCGATCAGGTTTTGGCGTTCTTTCGTGAAAAACTGCTGACTGCATCCTGA
- a CDS encoding alkaline phosphatase family protein yields the protein MPEKLLLGPLLGIENDSRYTFCFLAPKNTSTEQWHVAAGSQSQRAIPVTSTPQGLFFRTEIMLEPQADGRWETYRILEQNKPVADRFGRSQWRFYIPGLKETPRLAYASCNGFSSASLVKKTTSPWELWHQLRKLHQEHPLSLLMMGGDQVYADDLWIRIPALENWSRQAMSRQIAGKPPARMIRELQRFYEQLYISAWSADDAMSEMLASIPSVMMWDDHDIFDGWGSYPDPLQQCPVFKQIFSVAREHFILFQLRSLHNKTMLHHNGDGLSWGLRFRDFLILGLDLRTQRTRKQVMNLQHWQEVKSWLNQQTPAQHFLVLSSVPVVYRSFALIEKYFEATPWLEELEDDVFDHWSAAPHQGERMKLIHNLLRYSRHLNSRHTVILSGDVHVGGLGQIKDQETGQQITQIISSGIVHPPPSLLQWNGLLAVTKEPENDTEYQSVTTRLLTPFGAQGIIRSRNFMEISLGSDDKLWCRWHCEKPIDAVYPVAPQRYSNKTEEVS from the coding sequence ATGCCTGAAAAACTATTGCTGGGGCCTTTATTAGGAATTGAAAACGATTCACGATATACCTTCTGTTTTCTCGCCCCAAAAAACACATCTACCGAACAATGGCACGTTGCAGCAGGAAGCCAGAGCCAACGTGCCATTCCTGTCACGTCCACACCTCAGGGTTTGTTCTTCCGAACAGAAATCATGCTGGAACCACAAGCTGATGGCCGTTGGGAAACCTACCGGATTCTTGAACAAAACAAGCCTGTTGCTGACCGGTTTGGTCGTAGCCAATGGCGGTTTTATATTCCCGGACTCAAGGAAACACCCCGCCTGGCCTATGCGTCCTGCAATGGTTTTTCCTCGGCGTCGCTCGTCAAAAAAACAACCAGTCCCTGGGAATTATGGCATCAACTCAGAAAACTCCATCAGGAACATCCGCTGAGTTTGTTGATGATGGGGGGCGACCAGGTTTATGCGGATGACTTGTGGATTCGCATTCCCGCACTGGAAAACTGGAGCCGGCAAGCCATGTCCCGGCAAATTGCCGGAAAACCACCGGCCCGGATGATCCGGGAACTGCAACGATTTTATGAACAGCTTTACATCAGTGCATGGTCGGCGGATGACGCCATGAGCGAAATGCTGGCCTCTATTCCCAGTGTGATGATGTGGGACGACCATGATATTTTTGATGGTTGGGGTTCTTATCCTGACCCCTTGCAACAGTGTCCGGTTTTCAAACAGATTTTTTCTGTGGCCCGTGAACATTTCATCTTGTTTCAACTCAGATCCTTGCACAATAAAACCATGCTTCACCACAATGGCGATGGACTTTCGTGGGGCTTGCGCTTTCGGGACTTCCTGATTTTGGGGCTGGATCTCAGAACTCAACGTACCCGGAAGCAGGTGATGAATCTCCAACATTGGCAGGAAGTCAAATCCTGGCTGAATCAGCAAACCCCGGCTCAACACTTCCTCGTTTTGTCATCCGTGCCCGTTGTCTATCGATCGTTTGCGTTGATTGAAAAATATTTTGAAGCAACCCCCTGGCTGGAAGAACTGGAAGACGATGTGTTTGATCACTGGAGTGCAGCACCACATCAGGGGGAACGGATGAAACTCATTCACAACCTTCTGCGTTATTCCCGTCATCTCAACAGTCGCCACACCGTTATTCTTTCAGGCGATGTACATGTTGGTGGCCTGGGCCAGATCAAGGATCAGGAAACCGGACAGCAAATCACCCAGATTATTTCTTCAGGAATTGTTCATCCTCCGCCGTCCCTGTTGCAATGGAATGGCTTGCTGGCTGTTACAAAAGAGCCTGAAAACGACACGGAATACCAATCTGTCACCACCCGACTACTCACACCTTTTGGTGCGCAGGGAATCATCCGATCCCGCAATTTTATGGAAATTTCACTTGGTTCAGATGACAAACTGTGGTGTCGCTGGCATTGTGAAAAACCGATTGATGCGGTTTATCCTGTTGCGCCACAACGCTATTCCAACAAAACTGAAGAGGTTTCATGA
- a CDS encoding DUF4416 family protein: MVHKVNPKAQAQSALKGIHSMSLHVKIITGLIFQQESLATEALLSLCELTRMTLQQTSVSIPFDKTDYYAPEMGSALFRKFVSFAGIVSLEQIHRWKQHTSQIEQQFSINGQRQVNLDPGYIDLHKLVLLSSKPGSHKVYLADGVWADMTLMKNRQGFETFRWTFPDLKENTWHPFFLDVRLAYKRELKAIANQD, encoded by the coding sequence GTGGTACATAAAGTCAACCCTAAAGCTCAAGCTCAATCAGCCCTGAAAGGTATCCATTCCATGTCCCTCCATGTTAAAATAATCACAGGACTGATTTTTCAGCAGGAATCTCTGGCCACTGAAGCGCTGTTGTCGTTGTGTGAACTGACCCGTATGACCCTCCAGCAAACATCCGTCAGCATTCCCTTCGACAAGACGGATTATTACGCTCCGGAAATGGGGTCGGCCTTGTTCCGGAAATTTGTGAGTTTCGCCGGGATTGTTTCGTTGGAACAGATCCATCGCTGGAAACAGCATACCAGTCAAATTGAACAGCAATTTTCCATAAACGGGCAACGACAGGTCAACCTTGACCCGGGCTATATCGATCTGCACAAACTTGTTTTACTGTCCAGCAAACCGGGATCCCATAAAGTGTATCTGGCTGATGGCGTCTGGGCCGACATGACCCTGATGAAAAACCGACAGGGCTTTGAAACCTTCCGCTGGACATTTCCCGACTTGAAGGAAAACACCTGGCACCCGTTTTTTCTCGATGTTCGCCTGGCTTATAAACGGGAATTAAAGGCAATCGCCAATCAGGACTAA